Proteins encoded by one window of Amaranthus tricolor cultivar Red isolate AtriRed21 chromosome 4, ASM2621246v1, whole genome shotgun sequence:
- the LOC130809687 gene encoding abscisic acid receptor PYL10-like translates to METESEFINKYHMQLDVGANQCSSILTKHIKAPVHIVWSLVRRFDQPQKYKPFVSECILTGDFKVGTVREVNVRSGLPATTSTEILELLDDEQHIFGVRIMGGDHRLRNYTSKITVHPEKIDGKPGTLLIESFVVDIPDGNTREETYCFVQSLINCNHNCLAEVSEKMALHSGNSGQNNPAED, encoded by the exons atggaGACGGAGTCTGAGTTTATCAACAAATACCATATGCAGCTAGATGTTGGAGCTAATCAGTGCTCTTCTATTCTCACTAAACATATCAAAGCTCCTGTTCATATT GTTTGGTCTTTAGTAAGGAGGTTTGATCAACCCCAGAAGTATAAGCCATTTGTAAGCGAATGCATACTAACAGGTGATTTTAAAGTTGGAACTGTTAGAGAAGTTAATGTTAGATCAGGACTCCCTGCAACTACTAGCACCGAAATATTGGAGCTTCTTGATGATGAACAGCATATTTTTGGCGTCAGAATTATGGGCGGTGATCATAGATTAAGG AATTACACGTCGAAAATAACAGTACACCCCGAAAAAATCGATGGGAAGCCGGGGACATTACTGATCGAGTCATTCGTAGTGGACATTCCTGATGGGAACACGAGAGAGGAAACCTACTGCTTTGTTCAGTCACTTATCAATTGCAACCATAATTGTTTAGCTGAAGTCTCTGAAAAAATGGCATTGCACAGCGGTAACTCTGGACAGAACAATCCTGCAGAAGATTGA
- the LOC130809689 gene encoding uncharacterized protein LOC130809689, which yields NNNNNNNNNNNNNNNNNNNNNNNNNNNNNNNNNNNNNNNNNNNNNNNNNNNNNNNNNNNNNNNNNNNNNNNNNNNNNNNNNNNNNNNNNNNNNNNNNNNNNNNNNNNNNNNNNNNNNNNNNNNNNNNNNNNNNNNNNNNNNNNNNNNNNNNNNNNNNNNNNNNNNNNNNNNNNNNNNNNNNNNNNNNNNNNNNNNNNNNNNNNNNNNNNNNNNNNNNNNNNNNNNNNNNNN from the coding sequence aataataataataataataataataataataataataataataataataataataataataataataataataataataataataataataataataataataataataataataataataataataataataataataataataataataataataataataataataataataataataataataataataataataataataataataataataataataataataataataataataataataataataataataataataataataataataataataataataataataataataataataataataataataataataataataataataataataataataataataataataataataataataataataataataataataataataataataataataataataataataataataataataataataataataataataataataataataataataataataataataataataataataataataataataataataataataataataataataataataataataataataataataataataataataataataataataataataataataataataataataataataataataataataataataataataataataataataataataataataataataataataataataataataataataataataat
- the LOC130809690 gene encoding protein WHAT'S THIS FACTOR 1 homolog, chloroplastic encodes MDSKLFISSFKSTNPTPLPLFLSCKSSIPKKPIFFQKPHFCSSSKLLPSSSFLGHSLILMNHGFGFCKTRKTHVPLSPIRAVVKRRKEMPFDNVIQRDKKLKLVLKIRKILVGYPDRAMPLRELGKYRRQLGVQRGRRFIALLKKFPAVFQIEEEGAYLLRFRLTPEAEMLYFEELKIRNEMEALLVVKLRKLLMMSLEKRILLEKIGHLRNDLGLPLEFRDTICHRYPQYFKVVETDRGPALELTHWDPELAVSAAEMAEEDNRIRELEEKNLIIDRPLKFKRVQLPKGLKLSKNEMRRISQFKDMPYISPYSDFSELTPGTPEKEKHACGVVHEILSLTVEKRTLVDHLTHFREEFRFSQQLRGMLIRHPDMFYVSLKGDRDSVFLREAYRGSYLVDKDRLLLVKEKMRALVNVPRFRRRGASKSDDEIEETGEQDEISEGEEGEWSDFDNVGSDEFDDDEEDENGDDDDDDDYEDIWNSEDDTPPDFDDDNDSVRVKVSKSEEHLDPSPLNDDEGRVPVFPDGRPRERW; translated from the coding sequence ATGGACTCTAAGCTCTTCATTTCTTCATTTAAATCCACCAATCCCACTCCTTTACCACTATTTCTCTCTTGCAAATCTTCGATTCCTAAAAAACCCATCTTTTTCCAAAAACCCCATTTTTGTAGTTCTTCTAAATTGCTTCCAAGTTCTTCGTTTTTGGGGCAtagtttgattttgatgaatcATGGATTTGGGTTTTGCAAAACAAGGAAAACCCATGTCCCACTTTCACCAATTAGAGCTGTTGTTAAGAGAAGGAAAGAAATGCCATTTGATAATGTTATTCAAAGAGATAAAAAGCTTAAATTAGTGTTGAAAATTAGGAAGATTTTGGTGGGTTATCCTGATAGAGCAATGCCTCTTAGAGAGTTGGGTAAGTATAGGAGACAATTGGGTGTACAGAGGGGGAGACGTTTTATCGCCTTGTTAAAGAAGTTTCCAGCTGTGTTTCAGATAGAGGAAGAAGGGGCATACTTGCTTAGGTTCAGATTAACACCTGAGGCTGAGATGTTGTATTTTGAGGAATTGAAGATTAGGAATGAAATGGAAGCTTTGCTAGTTGTTAAGTTGAGGAAGTTGTTGATGATGTCCTTAGAGAAAAGGATTTTGTTGGAAAAGATTGGGCATTTGAGAAATGATCTTGGTCTTCCTCTGGAATTCAGGGACACCATTTGTCATAGATATCCACAGTACTTTAAGGTTGTTGAAACTGATAGAGGTCCGGCCTTGGAATTGACTCATTGGGACCCTGAGCTTGCGGTTTCAGCTGCCGAGATGGCTGAAGAGGATAATCGCATTCGAGAGTTGGAAGAGAAGAATTTGATTATAGATAGGCCTTTGAAGTTTAAAAGAGTACAGCTACCTAAGGGTTTGAAACTGTCTAAAAATGAGATGAGAAGGATTTCTCAGTTCAAAGACATGCCTTATATATCACCATATTCGGATTTTTCAGAGTTGACTCCTGGTACACCAGAGAAAGAGAAGCATGCTTGTGGAGTTGTTCATGAGATTTTGAGCCTCACTGTTGAAAAGAGAACTCTTGTTGATCACTTGACTCATTTTCGGGAAGAGTTTCGGTTTTCACAACAGCTGAGGGGGATGCTAATAAGGCATCCCGATATGTTTTATGTTTCTCTTAAAGGGGATAGAGATTCGGTTTTCCTTCGTGAAGCATATCGAGGTTCATACTTGGTTGACAAGGATAGGTTGCTGCTTGTGAAGGAGAAGATGCGGGCTCTTGTTAATGTACCTCGCTTTAGGAGGAGGGGTGCTTCAAAGAGTGATGATGAAATAGAAGAAACAGGTGAACAAGATGAAATTAGTGAAGGAGAGGAAGGGGAGTGGTCAGATTTTGATAATGTTGGTAGTGATGAGTTTGATgacgatgaagaagatgaaaatggtgatgatgatgatgacgatgattaTGAGGATATATGGAACAGTGAAGATGATACTCCCCCTGATTtcgatgatgataatgatagtGTGAGGGTTAAAGTGAGCAAGTCAGAAGAACACCTTGATCCCTCACCATTAAATGATGATGAAGGGCGTGTTCCTGTGTTCCCTGATGGCCGACCAAGGGAACGGTGGTGA
- the LOC130809686 gene encoding protein transport Sec1a-like yields MSMSDSESASSRRGSNDYKNFRMTSRDRLLYEMLQSTSAESKSWKVLIMDKVTVKVMSASCKMADITDQGISLVEDLFRRRQPLPSLDAIYFIQPTKENIVMFLSDMSGREPLYKKAFVFFCQPVPKDLINHIKSDVSVVPRIGALREMNLEFFPVDSQVFVTDHDMAMEELYGEASQNARKFDACMNVLAIRIATVFASLKELPFIRYQAPKDPDAAAPNEILPSKLASLVWDRLTTYKSTIPNFPQKETCEFLILDRSVDQIAPVIHEWTYDAMCHDLLEMDGNKLVLEVTNKATGQPEKKEIVLEDSDSVWLEIRHLHIAEASERLHDKMTNFVSKNKAAALSQASRDGAELSTRDLQKMVQALPQYTEQMEKLSLHVEIAGKINKIIRDMELRDLGQLEQDIVFGDAATKEIITFLRAHQDAPSENKLRLLMIYACVHPDKFEGDKATKLMQLAKLSAEDMKAIKKMRLLAGSSQIQKKAPGSFSLTFDGQRKKVAARKDKTIAEEETWALSKFYPMLEDLIESVNKGELSKDEYQYINEPKPATRERSQSQSAAVSTAPTATAGPRSMRSRRTATWARPHHSEDGSGDSVLKHSPNDFKMMGSRIFVFIIGGATRSELRTCYKLTTKLRREVILGATSIDDPPQYLTKLKLLGLKI; encoded by the exons ATGTCAATGTCTGATTCTGAGTCCGCTTCCAGCCGCAGAGGATCTAACGATTATAAGAACTTCCGCATGACTAGCCGTGATC GGTTGTTATATGAGATGCTCCAATCAACCTCAGCTGAATCAAAATCATGGAAG GTATTGATCATGGACAAAGTGACTGTCAAAGTTATGTCCGCATCTTGCAAGATGGCGGATATCACTGATCAAGGGATTTCAT TGGTGGAAGATCTTTTCAGGAGAAGGCAACCATTGCCCTCACTGGATGCTATCTATTTCATTCAGCCAACCAAGGAGAA CATAGTTATGTTCTTGTCCGACATGTCAGGGAGAGAACCTCTGTATAAAAA AGCATTTGTATTTTTCTGCCAACCTGTTCCAAAGGATTTAATTAATCATATCAAGAGCGATGTGAGTGTGGTACCCCGTATAGGTGCTTTAAGAGAG ATGAATTTGGAATTCTTTCCAGTTGATAGCCAG GTTTTTGTTACTGATCATGACATGGCTATGGAAGAGCTATATGGAGAAGCTTCACAAAATGCTCGGAAATTTGATGCTTGTATGAATGTATTAGCAATACGTATTGCCACTGTCTTTGCCTCATTAAAG GAGCTCCCCTTTATAAGGTATCAAGCTCCAAAGGATCCAGATGCAGCAGCCCCTaatgaaatacttccttcaAAGCTTGCTTCATTAGTATGGGACCGTTTGACAACATATAAATCAACAATTCCCAATTTCCCCCAGAAAGAAACATGCGAGTTTCTTATCCTGGACAGATCTGTTGATCAG ATTGCTCCGGTGATACATGAGTGGACTTATGATGCTATGTGCCATGACTTGCTGGAAATGGATGGAAACAAATTGGTGCTTGAG GTCACCAACAAAGCAACTGGTCAACCCGAGAAAAAGGAAATTGTTCTTGAAGATAGTGATTCTGTATGGTTAGAGATTCGACATTTGCATATAGCAGAA GCCAGTGAACGCTTACACGACAAAATGACCAACTTTGTATCGAAGAATAAAGCTGCAGCGCTAAGTCAAGCATCAAG AGATGGAGCGGAACTTTCTACACGTGATTTGCAAAAGATGGTTCAAGCTCTGCCACAGTATACTGAACAGATGGAAAAGCTTTCTCTGCATGTGGAG ATTGCtggaaaaataaacaaaattatcagAGACATGGAACTTCGAGACCTAGGACAACTGGAACAGGATATAGTATTTGGAGATGCTGCAACGAAGGAGATCATCACCTTCTTAAGGGCACATCAG GATGCACCTTCTGAGAATAAATTACGATTGCTAATGATCTATGCATGCGTGCACCCTGATAAGTTTGAAGGAGACAAGGCCACAAAGTTAATGCAG CTAGCCAAATTGTCAGCGGAGGATATGAAGGCTATTAAAAAGATGAGGCTTCTAGCTGGATCATCGCAAATTCAGAAGAAAGCTCCGGGGAGTTTCTCTCTAACTTTTGATGGTCAGAGG AAAAAAGTTGCTGCGAGAAAAGATAAAACCATTGCTGAGGAGGAAACTTGGGCATTATCCAAATTTTATCCTATGCTAGAG GATCTCATAGAAAGCGTGAACAAAGGTGAGTTGTCAAAGGATGAATATCAATATATTAATGAACCCAAACCAGCTACCAGGGAGCGCAGTCAAAGTCAGAGTGCTGCAGTCAGCACAGCACCAACAGCAACAGCTGGTCCGCGTTCCATGAGATCAAGACGAACAGCAACTTGGGCTCGCCCTCATCATTCTGAAGATGGAAGCGG TGATTCGGTACTAAAACATTCACCCAATGATTTTAAGATGATGGGATCCCGTATCTTCGTATTCATTATTGGAGGAGCTACTAGATCCGAG TTGCGCACTTGTTATAAGCTCACAACAAAACTTAGGAGAGAAGTCATACTTGGTGCGACGAGTATAGATGATCCTCCACAGTATTTAACG